The Salipiger profundus sequence GCTTGGCGGACTTGAGGTCCTCGGCGACCATCTCGGCGCACATCTGCTGCGTGGTGATCTCGGGGACCCAGCCGAGCTTTTCCTTGGCCTTGGCCGGGTTGCCGAGCAGCGTCTCGACCTCGGCGGGGCGGAAGTAGCGCGGGTCGATCTTGACCAGCACGTCGCCGGGCTTGACCGCCGGGGCGTCATCGCCCTCGACCGCCTCGACGATGCCCTGCTCGTCGATGCCCTCGCCCTCGAAGCGCAGGGTGATGCCAAGCTCCTTGGCGGTCCAGGTGATGAACTCGCGCACGGAATACTGCACGCCGGTGGCGATGACGAAATCGTCGGGCGTGTCCTGCTGCAGCATCATCCACTGCATGCGCACGTAGTCCATCGCGTGGCCCCAGTCGCGCAGCGCGTCGATGTTGCCCATGTAGAGGCACTGTTCCAGCCCCTGCGCGATGTTCGACAGGCCACGGGTGATCTTGCGGGTCACGAAGGTCTCGCCGCGGCGCGGGGACTCGTGGTTGAAGAGGATGCCGTTGCAGGCATACATCCCGTAGGCCTCGCGGTAGTTCACCGTGATCCAGTAGGCGTACATCTTGGCCACCGCGTAGGGCGAACGCGGGTGGAACGGGGTGGTCTCGGTCTGCGGGATCTCCTGCACGAGGCCGTAGAGCTCCGAGGTCGAGGCCTGGTAGAAGCGGGTGGTCTTCTCGAGCCCGAGGAAGCGGATCGCCTCGAGCAGCCGCAGGGTGCCGATGGCATCCACGTCGGCGGTGTATTCCGGCGCCTCGAAGGAGACGGCCACGTGGCTCTGGGCACCGAGGTTGTAGACCTCGTCGGGCTCAACCTCGCGCAGGATGCGGGTCAGGTTCGAGGTGTCGGTCAGGTCGCCGTAATGCAGCTTGAGCTTGGGGTTGGGCTCATGCGGATCCTGATAGATGTGATCGACCCGCTGGGTGTTGAAGAGCGAGGCACGGCGCTTGATGCCATGCACCTCGTAGCCCTTCTTGAGCAGGAATTCCGCCAGGTAGGAGCCGTCCTGCCCCGTGATGCCCGTGATCAGTGCTTTTTTTGTCATAAATCCCGACCGGTCCGACGCCGGCTTGTCCTGTTACAATGGAGAGCCTTCAGAAAACGAAGTCCGCCAAGATCGGTAGCAAAGCCCCCCCATCGGAACAAGACAAAAGGCCGGACGGTGGCAGCGGCTTGCCGCTGCCATGGCGCTTTCGCCACCCCTGCTCAGAGCGGCGGCAGCAGCGGATCGGCGACGTAGCCCAGCCGGTCGCAGAGCGCGGCGTAGGAGGGGCTCTGCGCGCAGGCCCGGACCAGCGCCTCCGACACCGGACGGCGCGGGCGGGCGGCGATGGTGGCCCCGGTGCGGCCGCTGTCGCCCGACAGGATGACGCCGTCGAAGCGGTCGAGCGCGCCCGGATCGAAGCGCAGCCCGAGCCGGTCGCAGAGCGTGGCGAGCCCGGTCTCGGGCGCCGCGACGAATGCCTCGTAGTGCAGCGGCTCGAGCGTCGCGTGGGCGTCGAGGAAGGCGAGGTAGCGGCGGGCGTATTCCTCGATGGTGGCGGGGGTGAAATGCATCCAGCCCGAGGCCTGCAGCGCGAGGTAGGAATCGACCGGGTGGCGCACGGTGAGGGCGGCGCACACCGGCTGCGCCTCGGCCACCAGCGCGTAGAGCCCGGGCCGGTCCTCGACCGCGGGGCCGTGGCAGAACTGGCTGTGGGCGTGGTCGCGCAGCACGAGGTCGAGCCCGCGCGCGGTGCTGTCGCGCAGGATCACCGAAAGGGCCGCGTGGAACAGCTCGATCTCGGTCTCGCGGTCCACCGGGCGCGACGCCAGCCGCGCCAGCCGCAGCATGTCTGTGGGGGCGAAGCGGCCCTCCTGCCCCAGCGTGCTGAGCGGATCGACCTCGGACAGCAGCCGCACATTGGGCAGCGCCGCGAGGCAGCGGCTGATCAGCGTGCCGCCGGTACAGGCCATGTGGTGCAGCAGCCGCACCGGGGGCTGCTGTGCCCGGCCCCGGGCGAGGGTGTCGCGGCACTGTTCGAGCAGGCTGGGCAGCGGCTGGCCCGTGGTCACCGGCGCCGTCGGCGCGGGACGGTCCTTGAGCAGCTCCAGCGCGTCGTCGATGGCGGCGCGGAACTCCGGCGGCACCGGCGGCGGCGGGCTCATGGCTCCGCCTTCTTCTTGCGCGCGCCCGGTTTCGCCGCGGCTTTCGTCCCCGATTTCCCTCCCGGTTTTGCCGGCGCCTTGCCGCCCGCGCGGGCGGCGGCCTTGGCCGCTGGCCCGGGGGCCGACTTGCGCCCGGCGCGGCGGCGCGCGGGCTCGGCAGGCGGGCTCTCGGGGGTCTCCGCCTCCGTTTCCGCCTCGGTCTCCGGCGCCTCCATCGCCCGGGCGGGCTCGGCCTCCTGCGCGGCAAGCACCCCGGGCGCCTCGCTCTCCACGCGGTCGAGGAAGGCGGCCGCCTCGCCGAGCCGTGTGGTGAGCTTCTCGAGCAGCGCCTGCATCTCGGCGTTCTCGGCCCGGAGCTGCATGTGGCGGCCCTGCAGGTCCTCGAGATCGCTCCGGCCAAGGGCCTGCGCCCTGAGCGCCAGCGACAGGTCCCGCCGGGCCTCGGCCAGCCGCGCGTCGGCGCCGTCGGCACGGCTCCCGGCCACCTCGGCCTGCGCGCGCAGCGCCGCGATCTCGGCCTGCGTGCCCTCATGTGCCGCGCGCAGCTCCGCCAGCGCCGTCTCGAGCGCCGCGACGCGATCGGCCTGCGCCCGGCTCTCCTGGGCAGCCCGGTCGGCGGCGGCCTCGGCCTCCGTCGTGCGGCGCTGCAGCGCGTCGCGGGCCTCCTGCGTCTCGCCGCGGGCGGCCTGCAGCTTGTCCCGCAGCTCCTCGATCCGCGCCATGCGCTGCGTGGTCAGCCGTGCCTCCTCGTCCCGCCGCGCCTGCAGCTCGGTGAGCTCGCGGGCCTTCTCGACGAGCTCGCCGCGCGCCGCCTGCTCGGCCTGCCGCGCCGCCGTCAGCCCGTGATCGAGCTCGGCGATCCATTCCTCGCGGGCGCCGGCGCGCGTCTTCAGGGTCTCGATCTCGGCCTCGGCCGCGCTGCGGCCGGTCCCGGCCTCGGCCAGCGCCGCCTCCAGCGTCTCGATCCGGGCGGCGGTCTCGGCCTGCGCTTGCCGGGCCTGCCCGAGCTGGTGCTCGAGTTCCCCGATCCGCTCGTTGCGGGCGGCGGTGACCGCCTCGGCGGTCTCGAGCCGCGCGGCGAGATCGTCGCGCTCGGTCTCGAAGCCGGCGGCCCGTGTCTCGGCCGCCTCGAGATCGGTGGACAGCCCGTCGACCCGCGCCTCGCGTTCGGACAGCGACACGGTGAGCCGGTCGACCTCGTCCTGCCGGCCGGAAAGCTCCGCCTCGAGCGTGGCGACCCGCGCCTGCGCCGTCTCCAGATCGCCGGTCAGCCGGGTTGCCTGCGCGTCGCGCTCGGCCAGCTCGGCGGCAAGCCTCTCGGCCTCCTGCCCGCGCTCCGAGCGGTCCGCCTCGAGCGTCGCGATGCGGGCATCGCGGTCGGCGAGATCCACGGACAGGCGCCCGACCTCCTCGCGCTGCTCGGACAACTCTGTCTCGAGCGCGGCCCGGCGCGTCTCGTGGGCCTCGGTCTCGGCCTCGACCGAGGCCTGCAACGCGACGATCTCGGCCTGCGCGGCATCACGCGCGCCGCGCAGTTCGGACAGCTCCGCCTCGAGCGCGGCGCGGTGCTTCTCGTGCGCCTCGGTCTCGGCCTCGACCGAGGCCTGCAACGCGGCGATCTCGGCCTGCGCGGCGTCGCGCGCCCGGCGCAGCTCGGCGTTTTCGCCGGAGAGCTTGCGGGTGGCCATCGCCGCGCGGTCGAGCCGCAGCACCACCCGGGCGAAATCCGGGTCGGCGCGATCCTGCGAGACCACCGCGAAGCCCTGCCCGCGCAGCCATTCGAGAAGCGTCTCGGCGCTGCCACCACCGGCCCAGACCGGGCCGTCCGAGACCCGCAGCAACAGCTGGTCGAAGCGCATCAGCAGCCCGGCCTCGGCCAGCCCGTGCAGCGCCAGCTCCGCCACCTGCGGCGCATCGAGCAGCAGCAGGTGGCCGCCCTCGCCCTCGAGATCGGGCGCGATCCGCGCCGCGAGATCGGCGAGGGACAGCGTGTCGACCTCGGGCGTGGCGGTGACCCGCAGCCCGGGAAAGATCTCGCGCAGCGCCCCGGGCAGCTCGAGCCCCGAGAGCGCCGCCAGGTTGAGCCGCTGGAACGGCACCCGCCCGGTCGTGGCGGCCAGCGCCGCCTCGATCAGCACGACCCGCTCGGGATCCCGTGCCGCCGGCCCGCGCAGGGCGCCGATCTGCTGCGGATCCGGCTCGACCAGTAGCACCCGGTCCGCCCCGGCCTCGAGACAGGCGGGCAGTTCCGTGGCCTCGCCCGCGCCGATGTGCAGCACCGTGCCCAGCCGGTTTTCGGCGGCACTTGCCGCGATGTCCTGCGTCCAGTCCTGCATGTTCAGCGCTCCTTCCGGCCGAAGAGGCCCCCGAGCCGGGCCAGCCAGCCGGCGCGGTAACGGGCAAGCTCCGCCTCGGCGCGCGCCAGCCGCGCCTCGCGGTCCTCGAGCGCCACGCGCTGCAGCTCGACGCTTCTCTGCAATGAGGCCTGCGCCGCCTCGGCGGCCTCGGCCTCCTGCGCGCGGCGGCTCTCTTCCGCCTGGGCGCGGAAGAACCAGGTCTCGAGCTCCTCGCGCACCCCGTGCAGCGCGACGAGCTGGTCGGTCAGCGCCTCGGCGCGGGTCTCGGCCTCGCGCAGCAGGGCCTGCTGGCTGTCCAGCCCCTCGCCGAGCTGCAGGTTGCTGCGCGCCAGCCGGTCGCGCTCGGTCTCGGCGGCCTCGAGCCGGCCCTCGGTTTCCTGCAGGCGGGTCTCGACATGGGCGAGCCGGCGCCGGCTCTCGGCGAGGTTGTCGCGCAGCTGCCCCTCGGTGGCGCGGCTGCGGTCGAGCTCGGCCTGCGCCCCGGCGGCGGTCGCGAGCCGGGCATCGAGATCGGCCACCCGCGCCTCGAGCGCGGTCTCGCGGAACCGCGCCCGGCTGATCTCGGCCTCGATCTCGAAGACCTGGCGCAGCAGCCGGCGGCGGCCCTCGCGCAGCCCCCCCGCCTCGGCGGCGGCGCGGCGCAGGTCGGCGGCCGCCGCGAGGGCGGCGTCGGTGTCGACCCGCCCGAGCAGCGCCCCGGCGCCGGCGGCCTCGAGTTCCTCGGCCATGCCGCGCGCCTCGGGCGACGACATCAGCAGGCTGCGGGCCAGCAGCGCCTGCAGCGCGTCGGGCCAGTCGGGCTGCGGCGGCGGACCGGCAGGCGCCGGCTCGAGCCAGTCGCCGAGCGCCTCGGGGGCGCCGGTCGAGACGATGCGCAGGCGGCGGCGGTGGCGACGCTGCAGCACCAGCAGCGCGCGGGCGGTTTCGCACCAGTCGGCCAGCGCCCGCGCGGCGGGAGTGCCCGAGGCCAGCGCCCGGGACAGCTCGGGCAGCGGCGCGGGACAGATCAGCACCGCGCGGCAGCGCTCGTCTTCCGCCAGCGCGGCGGCGACATCGTCGATCTCGGCCACGCTCGGCACGCCGAGCCAGGCGGCGAGCGCACGGTCGGCGGCGGCAGGGCCGTGCCAGCTCAGCATCGCGGTTCGGGAAACACCCGGCTGGGACACGCTTTCGGGACTGGTCATGAACTGGGAACTTCCGATCTCGAAGGGCAGGCTCAGCCGTTGTAATCCAGAAACCGCGGCGCGAAGGGCGCCGGGCGCGGCTGCCCCTTGAGCCGCCGCACGAGCCCGCGCAGCGCCCGGGTGAGCCGCCAGCTGGTGCTGGTGAGCACCGTCAGGTGGGTGTACTCGAGGCCGGCGGTGTAGCCGCGCAGCTCCTCGAGCTCGGCGCGCAGCTCGGCCATGGTGCGGGGATCCTCGGCGCGGGCCTCCTCGAGCTTGCGGGTCAGCACCCCGAGCTCATGGGCACGCTGCGCCAGCGCGTCCGACAGCCGCGCGTTCTCGGCCTCGAGCGCGGTGGTGTCGGGCGTCTCTGCGGGGGCCTTGCGGGCCTTGAGGTCCTCGACGAGGCGGCGCATCTCGCTCTGCTTCATGGCCAGCGCGGTGTTCTGCGCGAGGATCGTCTCGTTCTGGCGCTTCAGGCGCTCGCAGAGATCGATCTGCGCCCCCTGCCCTGCCGATCCGCCGAGATGCTGTGCGTTCATTTAGGTGCCTGTCTTAAATACCCTGGGTCCAGCAGACCCTGCTCAAAATCTTGGAGCACCGCAACCGCCTTGCCCGGGCGGACGTGTGACATGCGGCGGCTTTCCACCTCCACAGGGGATATCGTATTGCATCGGCATGAACGTTTGGGCAACTAGAAAGCACCGGTTATCATGCCCTGCCGGGATACGGCGCTGGCGCCGGAATTTTTTGAACGGAGCCCATTAGATGATCCATCCCATTCTTCTCTGCGGCGGGTCCGGCACGCGGTTGTGGCCGCTGTCGCGCAAGTCCTATCCCAAGCAGTTCGCGAAGCTGATGGGCGAGGAAAGCCTGTTCCAGGCCTCGGCACGCCGCCTTTCCGGCGCGGGCTTCGCCGCCCCGATGATCCTGACGGGCGACCCGTTCCGCTTCATCGTGACCGAGCAGCTCGCCGCCATCGAGCAGGCGCCGCAGGCGATCCTGATCGAGCCCGAGGGGCGCAACACCGCCCCCGCCGTGCTGGCCGCGGCACTCGCCCTAGAGGCGAAAGATCCCGAGGCGCTCATGCTGGTCGCGCCCTCCGACCACGTGATCCCCGACGCGGCCGGTTTCCGCGCCACCATCGAGGCCGCCGCCCCCGCCGCCGCCGATGGTCGGCTGGTGACCTTCGGCATCACCCCCGACCGGCCCGAGACCGGCTACGGCTACCTCGAGCTCGCCGGGGGCGCCGATCCCGCCGCCGACAGCCCGCAGCCGCTGGCCCGCTTCGTCGAGAAGCCCGACGCCGAGCGCGCCGCCGAGATGCTGGCCGCCGGCAACTTCCTGTGGAACGCGGGCATCTTCCTGTTCGCCGCGAAGACCATCGTCGCCGCCTACGAGGCCCATGCCCCCGAGCTGCTCGCCGGCGTGCGCGCGGCGCTCGAGAGCGCGCAGACCGACCTCGGCTTCACCCGGCTCGCGCCCGAGCCCTGGACGGCGTTGCCCGACATCTCGATCGACTACGCGATCATGGAGAAGGCCGACAACCTCGCGGTGATGCCCTACGGCGCCGGCTGGTCCGACCTCGGCGGCTGGGACGCGGTCTGGCTCGAGAGCGGCCCCGACGACGCCGGCAACGTGACCTCGGAGCATGCCACCGCCATCGACTGCCGCGACACGCTGCTGCGCTCGGAGACCCCCGAGTTGGAGCTGGTGGGCATCGGGCTCGAGGACATCATGGCCGTCGCCATGAACGACGCGGTGCTGGTCGCCCACAAGTCCGAGGCGCAGCGCGTCAAGGAGGCGGTGAGCGCGCTCAAGGAGCGCGGCGCCAAGCAGGCGACGAGCTTCCCGGTGGACCACCGCCCCTGGGGCTGGTTCGAGAGCCTGGTGATCGGCAACCGCTTCCAGGTGAAGCGGATCCACGTGCACCCCGGCGCCGCGCTGTCGCTGCAGAGCCACTACCACCGGTCCGAGCACTGGATCGTGGTCGAGGGCACCGCGCGGGTGACCGTCGACGACGAGGTGAAGCTGGTGACCGAGAACGAGAGCGTCTACCTGCCGCTCGGCTGCGTGCACCGGATGGAGAACCCCGGCAAGGTGCCGATGGTGCTGATCGAGGTGCAGACCGGCTCCTACGTCGGCGAGGACGACATCGTCCGCTACGAAGACATCTACGCGCGC is a genomic window containing:
- the gmd gene encoding GDP-mannose 4,6-dehydratase, which encodes MTKKALITGITGQDGSYLAEFLLKKGYEVHGIKRRASLFNTQRVDHIYQDPHEPNPKLKLHYGDLTDTSNLTRILREVEPDEVYNLGAQSHVAVSFEAPEYTADVDAIGTLRLLEAIRFLGLEKTTRFYQASTSELYGLVQEIPQTETTPFHPRSPYAVAKMYAYWITVNYREAYGMYACNGILFNHESPRRGETFVTRKITRGLSNIAQGLEQCLYMGNIDALRDWGHAMDYVRMQWMMLQQDTPDDFVIATGVQYSVREFITWTAKELGITLRFEGEGIDEQGIVEAVEGDDAPAVKPGDVLVKIDPRYFRPAEVETLLGNPAKAKEKLGWVPEITTQQMCAEMVAEDLKSAKRHALLKEHGYDIPVALENG
- a CDS encoding sulfotransferase, which codes for MSPPPPVPPEFRAAIDDALELLKDRPAPTAPVTTGQPLPSLLEQCRDTLARGRAQQPPVRLLHHMACTGGTLISRCLAALPNVRLLSEVDPLSTLGQEGRFAPTDMLRLARLASRPVDRETEIELFHAALSVILRDSTARGLDLVLRDHAHSQFCHGPAVEDRPGLYALVAEAQPVCAALTVRHPVDSYLALQASGWMHFTPATIEEYARRYLAFLDAHATLEPLHYEAFVAAPETGLATLCDRLGLRFDPGALDRFDGVILSGDSGRTGATIAARPRRPVSEALVRACAQSPSYAALCDRLGYVADPLLPPL
- a CDS encoding mannose-1-phosphate guanylyltransferase/mannose-6-phosphate isomerase, which codes for MIHPILLCGGSGTRLWPLSRKSYPKQFAKLMGEESLFQASARRLSGAGFAAPMILTGDPFRFIVTEQLAAIEQAPQAILIEPEGRNTAPAVLAAALALEAKDPEALMLVAPSDHVIPDAAGFRATIEAAAPAAADGRLVTFGITPDRPETGYGYLELAGGADPAADSPQPLARFVEKPDAERAAEMLAAGNFLWNAGIFLFAAKTIVAAYEAHAPELLAGVRAALESAQTDLGFTRLAPEPWTALPDISIDYAIMEKADNLAVMPYGAGWSDLGGWDAVWLESGPDDAGNVTSEHATAIDCRDTLLRSETPELELVGIGLEDIMAVAMNDAVLVAHKSEAQRVKEAVSALKERGAKQATSFPVDHRPWGWFESLVIGNRFQVKRIHVHPGAALSLQSHYHRSEHWIVVEGTARVTVDDEVKLVTENESVYLPLGCVHRMENPGKVPMVLIEVQTGSYVGEDDIVRYEDIYARS